One genomic region from Triplophysa dalaica isolate WHDGS20190420 chromosome 23, ASM1584641v1, whole genome shotgun sequence encodes:
- the LOC130413442 gene encoding uncharacterized protein LOC130413442: MVSRGKELSKISELIMKSILIEDGNPARYRLQTTTDNLNQSESYRKIIIGKRDPEKAHKIILMVGETGTGKTTLINTMINYTCGVQREDKIWIEITDDQSDRTSAHSQTSIITVYGVYIPESSIDLTIIDSPPYGDTRETECDNEIGRSFLLLCKSDNLVQQIDAVCLVIKADQTRLTDRQQYIFDAVQSLFGKDIKENIVLLFTHSNGLPPNKALIAVKEAKVKCAVNEKNQPIYFLFDNCQSETLEEEYQTTQKQSWDLSYKGLAQFFKFLDKINTKTLKNAQYALEKSNQLEANISNLQSRVQEIELKQNELKQTEEALEKHKQDVEEKDNFEYTVQVPYNVKVDIDPAVAKKALLCTVCEENCHYPGCWWVTNLAWCEVMRKNHCTVCTNKCHYSKHVKEGKIYAVKSREEKMTHEDLKKKYENKMSDYESLVNKLKDEVHELEKDKLKLLIEAYHSVESLEKIALNTGSLFILQHIDFLIETLKEMNEPEKAEHLENIKTRAGGTGALA; the protein is encoded by the coding sequence ATGGTGAGTAGAGGCAAAGAATTGTCCAAAATTTCAGAACTCATCATGAAGAGCATCTTAATTGAAGATGGAAATCCTGCTCGATATCGTCTGCAAACAACAACAGATAATCTGAATCAATCTGAGTCATACAGAAAAATCATCATTGGTAAAAGAGACCCAGAGAAAGCTCATAAAATCATTCTGATGGTGGGAGAAACAGGCACTGGAAAAACAACCCTCATCAACACTATGATCAACTACACGTGTGGTGTTCAGAGAGAAGACAAGATCTGGATTGAGATCACAGATGATCAGAGTGACAGAACATCAGCTCACAGTCAGACCTCCATCATCACTGTCTATGGTGTTTATATACCAGAGAGTTCAATCGACCTAACAATCATTGACTCACCACCATATGGAGACACTCGAGAAACTGAGTGTGATAATGAGATCGGCAGGAGTTTCCTGCTTTTATGTAAATCTGATAATTTGGTCCAGCAAATCGATGCTGTTTGTCTTGTGATTAAAGCAGATCAAACTCGACTCACTGACAGACAACAGTACATATTTGATGCTGTTCAGTCTTTATTTGGTAAagatattaaagaaaacattgtgttaCTCTTCACACACTCAAATGGGCTTCCTCCTAACAAAGCTCTGATAGCCGTCAAAGAAGCTAAAGTCAAGTGTGCTGTAAATGAGAAGAACCAGCCCATCTATTTTCTGTTTGACAACTGTCAGTCAGAGACTCTTGAAGAAGAATATCAAACAACCCAGAAACAATCATGGGATCTCAGTTATAAAGGACTGGCACAGTTTTTTAAGTTTCTTGacaaaatcaatacaaaaaccttaaaaaatgCTCAATACGCTTTGGAAAAATCAAATCAGTTGGAGGCAAACATCTCTAATCTTCAATCACGTGTTCAAGAGATAGAACTGAAACAAAATGAGCTGAAGCAGACTGAAGAAGCTCTGGAGAAACACAAGCAAGATGTTGAAGAAAAGGATAACTTTGAGTACACAGTTCAAGTGCCCTACAATGTAAAGGTTGATATTGATCCTGCTGTAGCTAAAAAGGCATTGTTGTGCACCGTCTGTGAGGAGAACTGTCACTATCCAGGATGCTGGTGGGTTACAAATCTCGCCTGGTGTGAAGTGATGAGAAAAAATCACTGCACAGTGTGTACAAATAAATGCCACTACAGCAAACATGTCAAAGAAGGTAAAATATATGCAGTAAAGTCTAGAGAAGAGAAGATGACCCATGAAGatttaaagaagaaatatgaaaacaaaatgagtgATTATGAGTCTTTGGTCAACAAGCTGAAGGATGAAGTACATGAATTAGAGAAAGACAAATTAAAGCTGCTGATTGAAGCTTATCACAGTGTGGAGTCTCTGGAGAAGATCGCTCTGAACACTGGTTCTCTGTTCATACTTCAGCACATTGACTTTCTCATTGAGACgttgaaagaaatgaatgagCCTGAAAAAGCTGAACATCTTGAAAACATCAAGACAAGGGCAGGAGGTACTGGAGCGCTGGCATAA